A single region of the Triticum dicoccoides isolate Atlit2015 ecotype Zavitan chromosome 2B, WEW_v2.0, whole genome shotgun sequence genome encodes:
- the LOC119366592 gene encoding uncharacterized acetyltransferase At3g50280-like — MDGGGVQIISRRMVRPEYDEKREPETTVHLTPWDLQRITVDYAQRGVVLPKPPPGVLPHLASSFARTLGRFYPLAGRLTVSESNGPGLTISLRCSDQGAEFVHAVVPGVTIADITGTLCIPRVVWSLFPLNGVVGTDAVVDPSLPVLAAQVTELADGLVVAMSLNHAAADGTTFWDVFNTWSEISRNGGTSLSTSTLPLPLHKRWFLEGCTVPIPLPFAKVEDMSRKPEYPPVKECSLRFSPESVRKLKAKANDEMAVGTGATISSLQAVLAHLWRATCRARGLAPEQETTCSLAVGCRTRLKGMPQVYVGNAVAGAVGRAAVGEILGDGRLGWAALLLNRAVAAVYEASVREELAAWPGNPSFKYLAGGGAAIMATGSPRFDVYGNDFGWGRPVAVRSGPANKVDGMVTVYGDGGGSGGLELQVCLAPEVLDRLVADEELLTSYSTSV; from the coding sequence ATGGACGGCGGCGGTGTGCAGATCATCTCCCGGCGTATGGTCCGGCCGGAGTATGATGAAAAGAGGGAGCCTGAGACCACCGTCCACCTCACGCCATGGGACCTGCAGCGGATCACCGTGGACTACGCCCAGAGGGGCGTCGTCCTGCCCAAGCCTCCGCCCGGCGTGCTCCCACACCTCGCGTCCTCCTTTGCACGCACCTTGGGCCGCTTctaccccctcgccggccgcctgaCCGTCTCCGAGTCCAACGGACCGGGCCTCACCATCTCGCTCCGTTGCAGCGACCAGGGCGCCGAGTTCGTCCACGCCGTGGTGCCCGGGGTCACCATCGCCGACATCACCGGCACGCTCTGCATCCCGCGAGTGGTCTGGTCCCTGTTCCCTCTCAACGGGGTGGTCGGCACGGACGCCGTCGTGGACCCCAGCCTGCCCGTCCTGGCGGCGCAGGTCACCGAGCTCGCCGACGGCCTCGTCGTCGCCATGTCGCTCAACCATGCCGCCGCCGACGGCACCACGTTCTGGGACGTGTTCAACACGTGGTCGGAGATCAGCCGCAACGGAGGCACCTCACTGTCCACGTCCACGTTGCCACTGCCCCTGCACAAGAGGTGGTTCCTTGAGGGCTGCACCGTGCCGATCCCGCTCCCCTTTGCCAAGGTGGAGGACATGTCCAGGAAGCCGGAGTACCCGCCGGTGAAGGAATGCTCGCTCCGTTTCTCGCCGGAGAGCGTGAGGAAGCTGAAGGCGAAAGCGAACGACGAGATGGCGGTCGGCACAGGAGCCACCATCTCCTCGCTCCAGGCCGTGCTGGCGCACCTGTGGCGGGCCACGTGCCGTGCCCGGGGGCTCGCGCCGGAGCAGGAGACGACGTGCTCGCTCGCCGTCGGATGCCGGACGCGCCTGAAGGGCATGCCGCAGGTCTATGTGGGCAACGCGGTAGCGGGCGCCGTCGGCAGGGCTGCCGTGGGCGAGATCCTGGGCgacggccggctgggctgggcggcGTTGCTCCTGAACCGGGCCGTGGCTGCGGTGTACGAGGCGAGCGTGAGGGAGGAGCTCGCGGCGTGGCCTGGAAACCCGAGCTTCAAGTAcctggccggcggcggcgcggcgatcaTGGCCACGGGGTCGCCGCGGTTCGACGTGTACGGCAACGACTTCGGATGGGGCAGGCCGGTGGCCGTCCGCAGCGGCCCCGCGAACAAGGTGGACGGGATGGTCACGGTTTACGGTGACGGCGGAGGGAGCGGGGGCCTGGAGCTGCAGGTGTGCCTCGCCCCTGAGGTGCTCGACAGGCTCGTCGCCGACGAAGAGCTTCTGACCTCGTACAGTACGTCGGTCTAG